Proteins from one Asterias rubens chromosome 21, eAstRub1.3, whole genome shotgun sequence genomic window:
- the LOC117304296 gene encoding probable histone deacetylase 1-A, producing MASTGSKKRVCYYYDGDVGNYYYGQGHPMKPHRIRMTHNLILNYGLYRKMEIYRPHKAVMEEMTKYHSDDYIKFLRTIRPDNMSEYTKQMQRFNVGEDCPVFDGLYEFCQLSGGGSVAGAVKLNKQQTDIAINWAGGLHHAKKSEASGFCYVNDIVLAILELLKYHQRVLYIDIDIHHGDGVEEAFYTTDRVMTVSFHKYGEYFPGTGDLRDIGAGKGKYYAVNFPLRDGIDDESYDHIFKPIMSKVMEMYQPSAVVLQCGADSLSGDRLGCFNLTLKGHAKCVEFMKQYNLPLLLLGGGGYTIRNVARCWTYETATALGVEIANELPYNDYFEYFGPDFKLHISPSNMTNQNTGDYLDKIKTRLYENMRMIPHAPGVQIQPMMEDALHDDSDNDEDDQPDKRVSIMSRDKRIACDEEFSDSEDEGEGGRRDIRTHRRKKARPEQDMQAKDAAEKSAEARKERDEAASKEKAASTAAEAEPMETANTDAAAKGGEAEKPVPDAQKSTESKEDKPAPAAKPDLAAPKEDAPSAPVAQAVVLPTAPAPSTEEKMEH from the exons GTGATGTAGGGAACTATTATTATGGGCAAGGCCACCCAATGAAACCTCATCGCATACGCATGACGCACAACCTCATCCTCAACTATGGACTCTACAGAAAAATGGAAATCTAT AGACCCCACAAGGCTGTGATGGAAGAAATGACCAAATACCATAGCGACGATTACATCAAGTTCCTACGGACGATTCGACCAGACAACATGTCTGAATATACCAAACAAATGCAGAGAT TCAACGTTGGTGAAGATTGCCCTGTATTTGATGGTCTCTATGAGTTTTGTCAGCTCTCTGGGGGTGGGTCCGTGGCCGGAGCAGTCAAACTCAACAAGCAACAGACAGACATCGCCATCAACTGGGCTGGGGGGCTCCATCACGCCAAGAAGTCTGAGGCTTCGGGATTCTGTTACGTTAATGACATTGTGCTAGCCATTTTGGAACTGTTGAA aTATCACCAACGTGTCCTGTACATTGATATTGACATCCATCACGGTGATGGTGTGGAAGAAGCGTTCTATACCACAGACAGAGTTATGACTGTATCATTCCACAAGTATGGTGAATACTTCCCTGGTACAGGGGACCTCAGG GACATTGGTGCTGGGAAGGGTAAATACTACGCCGTAAACTTTCCCTTGAGAGATGGAATCGACGACGAGTCTTACGATCACATCTTCAAACCA ATCATGTCTAAAGTAATGGAGATGTACCAGCCTAGTGCTGTTGTTCTACAATGCGGTGCAGACTCGCTCTCAGGGGACAGGCTGGGATGTTTCAACCTCACACTCAAAG GTCACGCTAAGTGTGTTGAATTCATGAAACAATACAATCTGCCATTGCTTCTTCTGGGCGGGGGTGGCTACACAATCCGCAACGTTGCTCGCTGTTGGACCTATGAGACAGCCACTGCCCTAGGGGTCGAAATTGCAAATG AGCTCCCGTATAACGACTACTTTGAGTATTTCGGACCAGATTTCAAACTTCATATCAGCCCATCAAACATGACCAACCAGAACACTGGGGACTACCTCGACAAAATCAA AACAAGGTTGTATGAGAACATGCGTATGATCCCACACGCCCCCGGCGTTCAGATCCAGCCCATGATGGAGGACGCTCTCCACGACGACAGCGATAACGACGAGGACGACCAGCCCGATAAGCGCGTGTCCATCATGTCACGGGATAAACGCATCGCTTGCGACGAGGAGTTCTCCGATAGTGAAGACGAAGGAGAAGGCGGACGTCGAGACATCAGGACCCATCGACGTAAGAAGGCTCGCCCTGAGCAAGACATGCAAGCTAAGGACGCCGCTGAAAAAA GTGCAGAGGCTCGTAAAGAGAGAGATGAAGCAGCCAGTAAAGAGAAGGCAGCTAGTACTGCTGCAGAGGCAGAACCTatggagactgccaacactGATGCAGCTGCTAAAGG GGGTGAGGCTGAGAAACCGGTGCCCGACGCCCAGAAGTCCACAGAGAGTAAAGAAGACAAACCCGCTCCCGCTGCCAAACCAGATCTGGCTGCCCCTAAGGAAGATGCCCCCAGTGCGCCCGTTGCCCAAGCTGTTGTACTGCCCACAGCTCCTGCCCCATCAACAGAAGAAAAGATGGAGCATTGA
- the LOC117304372 gene encoding tyrosine-protein kinase SRK2-like, protein MGNCCRSNPSNGRKYKPQNVHTDRARVPNSGHHLQQHDQQPPQQPQLPHGGVVSDAVSRQPVPSQSGGTNFRLYIALFDYDARTNEDLSFRKGEELEVQNDSGDWWLARSRTTQNEGYIPCNYVAKVQSLESEPWYFQNIKRVDAEKKLLLPQNEHGSFLIRESESRRGDFSLSLRDGDTVKHYRIRQLDQGGYFIARRSTFNTLSDLCKHYTVEADGLCVNLRKPCVLVEKPQTVGLSYNTADQWEIPRSSLQMVKRLGGGQFGEVWEGLWNNTTPVAIKTLKPGTMNKEDFLKEAQIMKKLRHPKLIQLYAVCTVEEPMYIVTELMINGALLDYLQTPKGRLMKLPELIDMAAQVAAGMAYLEKQSYIHRDLAARNVLVGESNICKVADFGLARIIKDDIYESRVGAKFPIKWTAPEAANYLAFTIKSDVWSFGILLTEIVTYGRIPYAGYTNKQVLDMVESGYRMPSPPGCPPELYEIMLECWKSTPLDRPTFETLQWKLEEFFVNTGDQYREPSNII, encoded by the exons ATGGGGAACTGCTGCCGCAGTAATCCGTCAAATGGGAGGAAATACAAGCCACAAAATGTCCACACAGACCGGGCCCGTGTTCCGAACTCCGGCCATCATCTTCAACAACACGACCAACAACCTCCCCAGCAGCCGCAGCTGCCGCATGGCGGAGTTGTCAGCGATGCGGTGTCTCGACAGCCCGTGCCCTCGCAATCTGGTGGCACAAACTTCAGACTATACATAGCCCTGTTTGACTATGATGCTAGAACCAATGAAGATTTAAGTTTTAGGAAAGGAGAAGAGCTTGAAGTACAAAACGATAGTGGGGACTGGTGGCTGGCTCGGTCGAGAACCACACAGAACGAGGGATACATTCCTTGCAATTATGTGGCTAAAGTGCAATCGTTGGAATCAGAGCC gtGGTACTTTCAAAATATAAAGCGAGTTGATGCAGAGAAGAAGTTACTCCTACCACAAAATGAGCACGGATCCTTCCTGATCCGAGAAAGTGAAAGCAGACGAGGAGATTTCTCGTTGTCAT tACGAGATGGTGACACCGTTAAACACTACAGAATAAGACAGCTGGACCAGGGCGGTTACTTTATTGCTAGACGCTCAACATTCAACACACTGTCGGACCTTTGCAAGCACTACACAGTGGAAGCGGATGGACTGTGTGTTAATCTCCGCAAACCCTGCGTCTTG GTGGAGAAGCCACAGACGGTGGGTCTTTCCTACAACACGGCCGACCAGTGGGAGATTCCAAGAAGCTCCTTACAGATGGTCAAGAGACTAGGTGGTGGTCAGTTTGGTGAAGTGTGGGAAGGATTATGGAACAATACCACCCCAGTAGCAATCAAGACGCTCAAACCAG GTACTATGAACAAAGAAGACTTCTTGAAGGAAGCCCAGATCATGAAGAAGCTGAGACATCCCAAACTGATTCAGCTTTATGCCGTCTGCACGGTGGAGGAACCAATGTACATCGTTACAGAACTCATGATCAATGGAGCCCTGCTGGACTATTTGCAGACAC CTAAGGGTCGGTTGATGAAATTACCAGAGCTGATCGACATGGCAGCTCAGGTAGCGGCTGGCATGGCCTACCTGGAGAAGCAGAGTTACATCCACAGGGATCTAGCCGCCAGGAACGTCCTAGTAGGAGAGAGTAACATCTGCAAAGTCGCTGACTTTGGACTCGCTAGAATTATTAAA GATGACATTTATGAGTCGAGAGTAGGTGCCAAGTTTCCCATTAAGTGGACGGCGCCAGAGGCAGCCAACTACCTCGCATTCACCATCAAATCAGACGTCTGGTCCTTTGGAATTCTACTAACGGAAATTGTCACGTATGGAAGGATACCTTACGCAG GCTACACGAACAAGCAAGTACTTGACATGGTGGAGAGTGGCTACCGCATGCCGAGTCCGCCAGGTTGCCCCCCGGAGCTCTACGAGATCATGCTAGAGTGCTGGAAATCCACCCCGCTAGACAGACCAACATTTGAAACACTCCAATGGAAACTAGAAGAGTTCTTCGTCAACACCGGCGACCAGTACAGGGAACCATCGAACATCATCTGA